The Cynocephalus volans isolate mCynVol1 chromosome 1, mCynVol1.pri, whole genome shotgun sequence region AAATGATAACTTGATGGGATATTAGGCATTTAGTCACCTTTTAGCACTCATATTTGGGCATGTTTAACACACAATtctagttttgtctttttcatctaTGAAAATTGCAATGTAATTAAAGCATAGTCCTAGTTTTGTATATCTGCACATTTTAAGTTCTCTAGATTTTCcccaaaataatgatttttaaaacaaatatgtacTCCTTCCTCATGCTCTGCATGACTTACCAGAGGGCAGTTCGAACTGAGGTGACCAGGGGATGGGCCAACACCAAGTACAATGTCCTACCAAGGTCAGAAGTACTTCTCCATGCAAAATAAAGCCTTAGATGGTATCCTGCAATGAAGTAATGGAATTTGTTTGTGTTTCCTTCaaatataaagtttaatttttggTATTTTGCATCTCCTTTGAAGTTTAATTTCTTATATTCAGAATACGTAGTTACAGTAGTTGAAGGATTCTTAATTCATTAAATGCTTGGATGAGCATGTGTTGCCTGAAATGGTCATGTTACACTCAAGAAAGCAAGCAGGGAAGTTGCTTTGACATATGGCAGTAGCCACTGGTGGAAAACAGGGAAGTGTGTAAAACATGAAGAGGGCAGGGGTGGCACAGCATTAGAAGGGGGAGATGGCAGAGTAAGTGTGTGCAGGTGAATCCAGCAGACAGCAGGCTCTGTCCCATTTACCCGTTCCACAGCTTGGGGAACACAAGTGTTGTTGCCATTGTTGAACAGACGTGTTCGGAATTTTCTACAAATGTGGTAAGTTTAATGATTAGCAAAACTCATAATTGAAAACCTATTTTGTATTCtatttgtcaaaaaataaaaaccaacctCTAAAGTACATTCCACACATTTATGAAGAGATAAAATCATGTTTCTGATCATATGGTGTACATGTTCTGGAGTCTCACAGTCCTGGATTCAAATGGGTGGCCTTGTTCTGGATAGTTCTGTTaacttggacaagttactgaCCTTCTTTGAGCATCTATTTCCCCCTCCatgaaatggggatagtaatacgTAATTCATATTCATCATTTGGAGAATGATGTTTGTGAGGTACTGAACCCAGTACCAGGACTCGCATAAACACTCTATATATTTAACTGTAtcatatatataagatcatgacaaggctttcattttcatttaaaggTGAATCGGGTCTAGGAAAATCAACTCTCATAAACAGCCTATTCCTGACTGATCTCTACCCAGAGAGAGTCATACCTGGAGCTGCAGGTAAAAAAGTTCCTAAAAAAGTTATTATAAGTGTAATTCCATATGAAAGTTACCAAGTGGtgcataattaatattttatgtcatattagctttatgttttgtttgtttgtgttcaGCTTTGGACACAAGGAATATGTCACTTGAGTAGGGAAGGTGTGCTGCACCTGAGATCCTTGGATCTCCATAGACTTTGACATGTATTCATGGATCTATCCcctctgagtttttttttttttttgtgtgtgtgtgtgtgtgtgtgtgtgtgtgtgtgtgtgtgtgtgtgtgtgtgtgtctataaaatgtaataaatagtTTCTGCCTGTCTTATACATTGTATGAGAGGACCAAGAGAATGTTTTATGTCATTAAATGTGCTACGTAAATAGAAGATTGCTATGGGAGTAGGTGTTGTTTAATTAATCTACTGCCTGAATGTTCCAGTGCAGGACACCGGCACCCATAGATGCTTGTTGAATGAAGCGCACAACGTTAGACATAGGGCTTGGGCTGCCACAACAAGGACATATAGCCCTTTCacaaatgttttcaaattcaatttttaaatgatctCGTAAAATGTTTTCATCATCCCAGAAACAAATTCTAGTTTTTAATATTGGCATTTTTAACCTTCCTAAGCAGCACATTAATTTTAGCTTTGACATTTCCCTTCCTAACTCTGGGATTGCTTTTACACTGTCCTTTACCTTCTGAGAACCTACCTCCAAATAGAGGTGATAAACTTCCAAGTCATTTGTTGTAAGAATGTTCATAACAGGTAATTTTTCCTCTTTGCATACTGGATTAATTTTAAGGTACATTCTCtattaagtttatttcttttctagagAAAATTGAAAGAACTGTCCAGATTGAAGCTTCAACTGTTGAGATTGAAGAGCGAGGAGTCAAGCTGCGCCTAACAGTAGTGGACACACCTGGCTATGGTGACGCCATCAACTGCAGGGATTGGTGCGCACCCACGGGATGCGGAGCCCCGTGTGCCCAGGGCTgtgcatttgttttgtttcttctaacGTACTTAAATTTATAGAGAGTGTTAATGGGTAATTGTTAGGTTTGGGATAGCTGTATATAATAAAACGATGATGCAGCTTAAAGCACATTAacatgaactttttaaataagGAATTTTACAGAagataaagtattttttctctAAGAGCTCTATAGTGAGATCTGAGATCTCAAAGCCAACCATCCATAAGCTGCTAGTATAAATGGAAGACCTTGATGGGGACCGTGGCCATGGACAAGATATTGTAGTGTATCCTTTCCATATGGTAGGAAATAAAACCTGTTAgagtaagggccggcccgtggctgactcgggagagtgtggggctgataacaccaaggccacgggttcggatccctatatagggatggcctgttagctcacttgggagagcatggtgctgacagcaccaagtcaggggttaagatccccttacctgttaGAGTAGCTCGAAATGTAGTGCATATAAATGACTGCTCATTGGCATCATTTTCACAAATGAAAGAAccaaaaagtagaagaaagagtAGTCTGTCACCTGTACTGTGTAGAGAATACCATTTTTGTTCTATAGGCTCCCTCCTGGTTCTGATCCCATCAGCATAAAGCATCAATTTTCCAGCACTagatgagaaaaggaaaggacCTCCTTTTGTCTTTCTCCTATGTCAGGAATTCCTGCCTCCTCCTGTCATGTGAATGTGCTGTGCTGTTTCAAATCTTAGATAACCTGTCCTCTACCCCAAGTCCTGCTGCTGCCAGCCTCTTCCTCTgcccctcttcacagtcacactCCTTCAAAGAATTGGCAGCCCTGTGTCTTCACTGGTCATCTCTCAGGTGCCTCGTAACCTATTTCATTCAGGTTCTTGACTCCCAGCACTTAAGGAAAGTTATACTTGGCACAGTTTCAAAGCTTCCATATTGCCAAATCTAGAAGTCAGCCTTCTATTCTCATCTTAAAAGTGAATtattaaattatgtatatttGGGGGTAGTGGGGAGAACAAATTGTCTTCCCCTTGAAGTTAGGGACCatcttctttttactttataattgttGTTAATGTTCATGTTTCAGTTTTAAGACGATCATCTCCTACATTGACGAGCAGTTTGAACGGTACCTGCATGACGAAAGTGGCTTGAACAGGCGGCACATCATCGACAACAGAGTGCACTGTTGCTTTTACTTCATTTCACCTTTTGGACACGGGTGAGTAAATATTTCCCATGGAAATCTGATTTACTACATGTGTTTGCAAATTTTCCCGAAATTGCATATTTTAATATGAGAATCGAGataattttgagagaaaaatttTGTGTGATCTTCCTATTCTTTCCCTAAATACGTGACACTTCTAAAATTACTTTTAGACTTAAGCCCTTAGACGTTGCGTTTATGAAGGCAATACACAATAAGGTGAACATTGTGCCTGTCATTGCAAAAGCCGACACGCTCACCCTGAAGGAACGGGAGCGGCTGAAGAAAAGGGTGAGTGAGGCTGGCCGCCTGTTCTTCCCCAGGGTGGCTGCCTGAGAAGGTGGAGGGTGGGCACGCCAGCCAGCACATCAGTCTGCTCAGATGTGGGGAGGCAGGGATGCGAACTTGGTCCTGCGTTTTGGTGGTGCTTTTTCAAGGAATACCCAACAACTAGCACAAAACttaagagttattttttaatattttgccttCGTAATGGTatgaaatttctgttctttacctTTTCCTTAGATGAAAATACCCTCAATGGGTAGAAGTTGACTAAGGCAAGGAGATTCCATAATGCATTAGGTAAATGACAGGAATATGAAAGTGGGATCTCCCCATCAAGTTATGTTATTTTACCTAAATATTTTACTGCAAACAGTCCATTTAAGGTTGTATCTTAGTAGAGTAGTCCCCTACATTTTGGTCATGAAGGTATCACACTGCAGTGGTCAGCCAGCTCATGCGTCTCTCACttcccagcagttccactccctGATACCACTGTGGTGCCCCTGTTTCAGTGCCCTCTTCTGGGTATCTCTGTAGAGCCTCTTTGTTAACTCTctgctatgtatatttttaaaaattctttacccttgggccgagcctgtggcgcactcggtagagtgcggcgctgggagcgccgcgacgctcccgccgcgggttcggatcctatataggaatgaccggtgcactcactggctgagtgcctgtcacgaaaaaccaacaacaacaacaacaacaacaaaaaacaaaaacaaaaacaaaaaaaaaaattctttacccTTTACTGATTATGTGCTCGTTAAGCAAGTCCAAACAGTTTACATATGCTAAACTCAGAATGTAAGAGTTTCTTTAATTAGCCACAGAGACAACAACTGTTAACAGTTAAGTATATGTCCTTCCAGAATATagtcatatttatgtttttatttttactgaatggGATCATATTGTGATACTATTCTGCCACttgattttcaattttaaaatgtgttttcctttttttattttttaaggtaaccggtaaggggatcttaacccttgccttggtgttgtcagcaccacactgtcccaagtgagctaaccagccatccctatatagggatccgaacctgtggccttggtgttatcagcaccacactctcccgagtgagccgccaGCTGGcccttaaaaatgtattttctaagcCTCGTGCGTAGCTCTACCGTAATTCTCATTGGATGTGCAGCATTCCTATGTGAATATATTCTAATTTGTGTGACCAAttccctgttgatggacacttggcttattttttgttttgctctggCACCTTTTTATCTGACCAAATTTCTTGTTACTTTGCCTTTGCTCTTCCTCAGACGAGATATGTTTCTACCTCGGGACCTTTTTGCTAGTATTGCCCAATGCCTGGAAAGTTCCTCCCCCAGCTATCTGCATGGGTAACTCCCTCAAATCGCCCTTGATCACTAAGTCCAACCTTGACTATGTGATTTTATCTCCCCcacacacatgcgcgcgcgcgcgcgcgcacacacacacacacacacacacactttttctctttctctctctgcttgtaGCACTCCCCAACGCACCACACGAAGTATTTCTTCAGTGTGTTTCTTGGCTACTCTTCACCTCTTGCCCCCTGAGATCAGGAATCTTTGCTTTGTTCACCTGAGTTCAGAATAGTACTTGGCACAAAGTAGGAACTCAGTAATGTTTGTTGAAAAATTACTGTAATGAACATTGGTACACATCCATCTTCTCACAGTTGTATAAGTCAGAtgaattcttaaaaaagaaatcaaggcactttaaaatttttgaaagatgGCTAAATTTCCCCCAAAATAAGTTTGTAATAATTCACATTCCCAAAGCATGCTTTTCTCTTCACACCATGAAACTGTCCTGGATATGTTACCAATTTTTATAAAGTGTTTCCTATCTAAGAAATTGTATCTCATTTAAACTTGATTTTCCTTGATTACCGGTACAAGTGTCTGTCCTGGTGTTTGATGCCTGTTGGTGTGTCTGTCCTATTAGGTTGTGGGGCCTTGGctctcttttcattccttttttattgacTTATAGATACTCTATATTTTTAGACATTGACTGTCATATTGCAAATGACTTCTACTTTGACTTTTGCATTTTCACAGTTTTTTTGGTGTCTTTTGTCATAGAGTTTTTAAGTTGTATGTAGTCATACTTGtcagtcttttcctttattgTCTCAAGCATCTGCCAATTCTTTAGGAAATATTTGGGCCCTTGGAAGAGCCCCTGAAAGCTTAGATATTTTTGTGCTTGACAATAAGTATCTGAGCAATTTCCACTTGAGGGAACCTCACCTCTTCTACACCATTACATTGAGTTTTATTGAGCTAGAGGAAGGGAGTGCTAGGGTTAGTGTCCTGTAATATTATCATTCAGCTTCTCCTTTACCCTTCCaagtatcttttttctttatgtgaaCTATGTGTGCTAACACgcctcctcttttccccactaaTGAGCTCTTATCCTCCCAACTTTCCTCTCTTTAAATGGCCTTACAATTCTTGTGATTGTAAGGCTGAGGAATGTgtaattatttttgatttatcGATTTCTTACCTCTTTCCTCCATTTTAAATAGTCTGCTTATGAAATACTTCTCTAATATTTTCTCCTCTACAGTATAAGCCCTGtctttatgaggccagcataggCCAAAAGATGGGTCAGCAGGGATGAATAACAGACCAAGAAAGGGACCAGGAGAGGAGGACAGGTCTGCAAGTTCATGCTTACTGCCCAGTTTCTCCCAAGGACATGAAGttccttccatttatttgggAGTAATGACCTGTGGAAAGACTGAAGGTCAGGTTGCAAAGTAAAGGATGTGCGGAGAAGGGCCTTTTCTGCAGTCCTGAATTAGTGTAGACAGTATGTTAAGACCAAGATCTTTGATCACATGAGGCCTAAAATGTCACATTAAGGATTTGCATCTTTATAACCAAAGAGCAAATCTGGTGCAGGGTTTGAGGTGGGGTCTCCTGCTCACTTTGCTTTTGTCCTCTCTTTCCTTGATGGCCCTGGTCCCAAGCAGAACTCCAGCCTGCCTGGCTCCTGTTAGGGAGTCCAGCATGTAGTGAGCATGTGGGGGCCGTGTTTTCAATTGGTTGACTAATGAATGACTGCTTATTTCAACTCCAGCCAAGTTTTTCCTCCCTGTTAGACCCCCAGCACTCTACTTACTGCTTGATTGATAGGTTAGAGTGTGAGATTTCACTGCTGCCTCTTTGGTGCCTGTTGAATAAAATCCAGAACCCCAGGTCCCTAGCCTGAGGTTCAGGGACCTCTCCATTTGGTAAATCCAGTTTTTGTTCTCTTATCTAGCTAGATGTCTTAGTTTCCAGCCTTCTGAATTTCTTGTAATTCGCAAAACATACCATGCATCCTCCCCTCTGTGCCTTTGGCAAAGTTTTTTTTCTGCCTGGGATTCCTCTCTAGAGACTACTTCTGCCTGTAACATCTCTGTGCTTCTCCTCTGGCACTTGTCCTTCTTAAGGTGATGATGATGTGATTTCTATTTTAGCTCTTGAGCTGGGTCTGTCATTAGTCTTCCTACTGCTTTGTACATCGAAGGTGGTGGTATATTATTCCTAATATTATTACTGTTCTGGACAGAGGATCCCTCAGAATTCAAgtgtaaaaacatttttagcaGTTTATAAAATCATTCGAAAATAGCTTTGTTGTTAATTTGATTCTTTATTGACATTAGGATGATTCTGATGTATTTCTAATATGATGAGTTAGACTTGGCTAAAATAATATGCAGTTTCCTAAAACTGATCCTGGTTTTGTCATCCTTTCAGATTCTGGATGAAATTGAAGAACATAACATCAAAATCTATCACTTACCTGATGCAGAATCAGATGAAGATGAAGATTTTAAAGAGCAGACTAGACTTCTCAAGGTAAGAACTGGCTCCAAGTACACAAAGTAAATAACTCTTGTTTCCTGTTGTCTATGCACTTAAAACAGGAGAGTTGGCAAAGGGTCAAATCCTGGAAGGCTTGACCTCTAAGAGCTTGTCTGGGTAGGTGCAATTATGAcagtattttactttaaatatttttggacaTAGCTATTACCTCTCAGAATTTTTATTGCAGGCTGTTTTCATACAGTTTGTCCCATGTGTGAAAcatgatacttccaagtagaatgTTGTATACCCTTAGCTTTCCAGTTAAACATTGTAGTAAAAACAGCTGTATGCCAAATCTGTGCTTGTATTCTTATGTTTGCAGTGAATATTGGGTTCCCTTTGCGGAGCCTGTCTACCCCCATGTGTCTCTTCCTAGGCCAGTATCCCGTTCTCTGTGGTTGGCTCCAATCAGTTGATTGAAGCCAAAGGCAAGAAGGTCAGAGGCCGCCTCTACCCGTGGGGAGTTGTGGAGGTGGAGAACCCAGAACACAATGACTTTCTGAAGCTGAGAACAATGCTCATGTAAGCTGTCCGTTTGGTGTATTCTCTCTGGCAGAGCTGGTCATGGAGAATAGTGCCTTCAGATGTGGGGGTGTACGTGTGGCTTCAAAGGCATTTGTTGCCAGTGGCTTCATTGTGCATGTGCAGTGCCTTCTCACAGTGCTGAAGTGGCCCTGGTGCTGCCACAGCTTGGTGCTAAGGACTCTGGCCTGGGGGCTGTCTGTAACACTGCTGAACTAAACTCTTTCTCCTATGGCCTGTAGCTTAGTACCTCTGCTTCCTGCCCTCTAAGATCTCAGATCTCTGATGCTGATAGGAGACTAGACCTAAGCTGGTCTGAGGGATCCCCTAGTTCTTGTGAGGAGACGGTTAGGCTCCTGTAGGGCACTGACCAGCTGCTCCGATCCAGCCGACATCCTGAGGCGCTCTCACTGGGTGGCCCCAGTTAGTCTTGAGAGTCTTGCCTCTACTTTTAGTAACTGTAAGACTACAAAAACAGTTTTCTCctttaaaagtaaatttcatgTATAGTAACATATGTGAATTGCTGTTCTTCCTGAATAAAGAGgctaaaagaaagaatattgctTAAAATATAATACTTCTTTAATCAGAAGAATTCAAAGAATGACCAATCTAGATAAATTTTTTGGTTAGCAGAAAATTGCTATATATGCCACATGTCTCAGTTTAGCAATTTTGAGTGAATTGAAATCAGTAGATGTTACCATCCAAGCTGTCTCTAATGTAATTAATCGTTGTGTGATAAGTTAAAGTGCACTTGGCCTCTCCAGTGCAGAGTCCTTGGCTGTCCTGATCCCTGTCATCCACTGGGGTGTGGTGGCTGAAGACAGGTGCAGTGACTCCCACTTTAGTGTCAGCTGTGTTTTTCAGAATAAGGGAAAGTGAGCCGCCCCTTTGCCATCCCTGGACCCTGAGTAAACAAGAATGCATCATAGTGTTCTCATTCTTGAGTGCTTCAGTATTTGAGAAAGCTAGGTAAAAAAGCCATGAATGTTTCCTAACACGAATAGAAGTTTCAAACTTCTGTTTCTGTTGGATCCAGAACATTCGTACTTCTCTTTATGGTCTTCTCCATAGCTTACGCAAGTTaactttttctgattttaagcTTAACAAGTGAATACTTGAATTACATGTTTTCCATAAGTTATTTTAGAAAAGCGTGTTCTATGTCAGACAGTTTTACCTAAAAACcttctataatttctttgtgtATGTGACTCCCTCCAGTGGCGGTGGCCTTATACAGGGACTGACCATGCCTGTGGCAGAGTTCTAGGAGAAAGGAATCAATCCAGACCTGTTGAGTGTGTCTGTATGTTGTTTATTGTGATATCAAGGGAGAGCTACACCTCACAAGATGTTTCCAACGCTATATTCCCTTATCCTGAAATTCCAGCATCTTTGTGTACAGTTTCACAAGTAATTAGCAGGATGGTGTTACTGgtgttttttcatgtacttgATTAGTTGTTTTTTCCCATGAGAATGGTGTATACGTGTAACCATTttggtgtgtttcttttcttcttcagtacCCACATGCAGGATCTCCAGGAGGTGACTCAAGACCTTCACTATGAAAACTTCCGTTCTGAGAGGCTCAAGAGAGGTGGCAGGTCATTACACTGTTCCCCCTCCTCTGTATTGTGTCACCCCAAGTCACATTGTTCCCCCTCCTCTATGTGTCCAGCTTAGCCTTCTTGACCACTAAGCAGCGTGGTTTGATTTTTTGCTAAAAAGTTATTACAAGAGAGTTGCTGCCAATTTAATCaaatcttgctctttttttttttaagccttttaaagaaaagatagatTTAATAATGTACACATAAAGAACGCTTTAGATGGAAAGGCCAGAGGGTTCTACGTCGAGCACTTCTTCAGAAGTGCCACTGTCTATAAATGAGGACAGACTCATTTGCACTGAGAAGTTGCAGTGTCCTAGTTGAGGGCGAGCGTCTGAGCGTCCTTGGTCATCAGATCAACAGCTGCACTCCTGCACTCTCGTGTGGCCACCCTCagtcaccttttcttttttttgccatACTAATATGTTTTTACATGACATCTGTATTTTGTGACCTCATTTGTATCTGATAAAATCACCTCTCTCCTTAGATTAGAGTTTAATCAACAGAGAAGTGATATACATCATTCATTAAAAGTTTTCTCTGCTGTATTTCATGAAAATAACCACATTGTAGTAATTTGATGGATTTGTACATACACATGAGATACACATTAAAGTCTAATTTATTGTTACTAATTTGGCAACTGGACATTAAGAAAGGTTTTGAGGCAGCAAGAAAATTTAGCTCTGAGGAAGCCAAGCAGACTGGCCCCAAATCAGCACTCTTTAAAAGAGATTGGTCTTCAGGTGTGCTGAGGGGGCTTTACCTACACCCTTGTTCAACAGGGCTCCATTCACCTGTTCAGATCCTGCTCCTCATTTAAGTATAATGATTATATCTGTGTTCATGAGGAATAACTTATCTCAAACAGAGTATTCCTCAGGTAATAACTACTATTCTTTTAGTAGGTAAAGATGAGACTGTCACCACCCCAGCTTAGAGTAAGAAAAATCTCTTGAGTTTCCCATTTCATGTTGTTTGTCCTTTTTCcatcattctgtttttctctaatTCATCATGTCTTTAAATtaggaaaatgataaatatgtgtaatttaaAACAGACATGTTCCTCAGAATTCTAAAGTAGAATTTTTCTTTGGATATCTGTCATCAGAAATAACCAACTATGTTTGTTGCAATATTGTACTTTCTTTCAACTCTTAGGAAAGTGGAGAATGAAGACATGAATAAAGACCAGATATTGCTGGAAAAGGAAGCTGAAGTAAGTAGAACAATACTGTTCTTATGACTAAAATGTTTAGTTTACatccaaaaatattattttataattagctTATTATAGACTTCCTTAATATTTCGGGAAGGAATATATTACATATAactaatctattttatttttgtatatacgCCTATACATAataatg contains the following coding sequences:
- the SEPTIN2 gene encoding septin-2; this translates as MSKQQPTQFINPETPGYVGFANLPNQVHRKSVKKGFEFTLMVVGESGLGKSTLINSLFLTDLYPERVIPGAAEKIERTVQIEASTVEIEERGVKLRLTVVDTPGYGDAINCRDCFKTIISYIDEQFERYLHDESGLNRRHIIDNRVHCCFYFISPFGHGLKPLDVAFMKAIHNKVNIVPVIAKADTLTLKERERLKKRILDEIEEHNIKIYHLPDAESDEDEDFKEQTRLLKASIPFSVVGSNQLIEAKGKKVRGRLYPWGVVEVENPEHNDFLKLRTMLITHMQDLQEVTQDLHYENFRSERLKRGGRKVENEDMNKDQILLEKEAELRRMQEMIARMQAQMQMQMQGGDGDSGALGHHV